One part of the Senegalia massiliensis genome encodes these proteins:
- a CDS encoding VOC family protein, whose protein sequence is MKIHRIDHVGIIVNDLPAVKAFFLDLGLEMIGEGEVEGEWVERIIGLQEVREEVVMLRTSDGEANIELVKFHTPSDENGIQRPLANTLGIRHISFAVDDIEAIVAKFKKEGTGLIGEIQNYENAYKLCYVRGPEGIILELAEEIK, encoded by the coding sequence ATGAAGATTCATAGAATAGATCATGTAGGTATAATTGTTAATGACCTTCCTGCTGTGAAAGCATTTTTTCTTGACCTAGGTCTTGAAATGATAGGCGAAGGAGAAGTAGAAGGTGAGTGGGTAGAGCGAATAATAGGACTTCAAGAGGTTAGAGAGGAAGTTGTAATGCTTAGAACATCAGATGGTGAAGCAAATATAGAGCTAGTAAAATTTCACACACCATCAGATGAAAATGGCATACAGCGTCCTTTGGCAAACACTCTTGGTATTCGTCATATTTCCTTTGCTGTTGATGATATTGAAGCTATTGTTGCCAAATTTAAAAAGGAAGGGACAGGACTTATTGGTGAGATACAAAACTACGAAAATGCTTATAAACTATGCTACGTTCGTGGACCAGAAGGAATTATTTTGGAGTTGGCTGAGGAAATTAAATAA
- a CDS encoding ATP-binding cassette domain-containing protein translates to MLEIKNLTKIYGNKKKAVDGLSLSIESGDIFGFIGANGAGKTTTIKAVLGIHDFDYGKIIIDGHSIKKDPLACKSILAYIPDNPDLYEHLTGYQYINFIADLYNIPTSQPIQSIKKYSDLFEMTLNLGNVISSYSHGMKQRTAIISALVHSPKLLILDEPFVGLDPKATFLLKQVMKECVSKGGAIFFSTHVLDVAEKLCNKIAVIKAGKLIASGPTETVKGNQSLEAFFMEV, encoded by the coding sequence ATATTAGAAATTAAAAATCTTACAAAAATTTATGGGAATAAAAAGAAAGCAGTTGATGGGTTATCCCTTTCTATTGAGTCAGGAGATATTTTTGGATTTATTGGAGCTAATGGAGCAGGAAAAACAACAACAATCAAAGCAGTATTAGGAATTCACGATTTTGATTATGGGAAAATCATCATAGACGGTCATTCCATCAAGAAAGACCCGTTAGCTTGTAAATCTATACTTGCATATATTCCGGATAATCCAGATTTGTATGAACATTTGACAGGTTATCAATATATAAACTTTATTGCAGATTTATATAACATTCCAACTTCTCAACCGATACAATCAATTAAAAAATATAGTGATTTATTTGAAATGACTCTAAACCTTGGGAATGTTATATCTTCATATTCACATGGGATGAAGCAACGAACTGCAATTATTTCTGCTTTAGTTCATTCTCCTAAGCTTTTAATATTGGATGAACCATTTGTTGGGCTTGATCCTAAAGCAACATTTTTATTGAAACAGGTAATGAAGGAATGTGTATCGAAGGGTGGAGCAATTTTCTTTTCTACACATGTTCTTGATGTTGCAGAGAAGCTTTGCAATAAAATTGCCGTTATTAAGGCTGGCAAGCTGATTGCAAGCGGGCCTACTGAAACAGTTAAAGGTAATCAATCTTTGGAAGCTTTTTTTATGGAGGTGTAA
- a CDS encoding glycoside hydrolase family 1 protein — protein sequence MIKRFKKEFPEGFLWGGATSANQIEGAFNLGGKGLSTSDMAAYKDPYAGKSVNNFTFNVSSIELEEYFNNPEKYLFPKRWGIDFYHHYKEDIAMFAEMGFKVFRLSISWARIFPTGLEEEANEEGLEFYDKVFDECKKYGIEPLVTMSHYEMPITLTQKYNGWISRELITLFDKYARTILERYKNKVKYWITFNEMNMNLNSLYTGAGVLEDKVENVEQAAYQASHHQFLASALAVKACHEIIPQAKIGCMINRIESYGKTCKPKDQLQALKADQINTFYPDVQVRGEYPNYMMRYFEENNIKIITKDGDNELLKEGKVDFVAFSYYMSHVTEDRPDAYKLAGQLDSPIKNPYLELTQWDWPIDPIGLRISLNKMYDRYGIPLFLVENGLGAKDKLTEDRKIHDDYRIDYTRKHIIEMKEAIKDGVELMGYTTWGCIDLISCGTSQMSKRYGFIYVDQDDKGNGTLNRIPKDSFFWYKKVISSNGEDLGE from the coding sequence ATGATAAAAAGATTTAAAAAAGAATTTCCAGAGGGTTTTTTATGGGGAGGTGCAACTTCAGCAAATCAAATTGAGGGAGCTTTTAATTTAGGTGGAAAAGGCTTATCAACATCAGATATGGCAGCATATAAAGATCCATATGCAGGAAAATCAGTGAATAATTTTACATTTAATGTAAGTTCAATAGAGTTAGAAGAGTATTTTAATAATCCTGAAAAATACTTATTTCCAAAAAGATGGGGAATTGATTTTTATCACCATTATAAGGAAGATATTGCTATGTTTGCTGAAATGGGCTTTAAGGTATTTCGCCTATCAATATCATGGGCTAGAATTTTTCCAACTGGTTTAGAGGAAGAAGCAAATGAAGAAGGATTAGAATTTTATGATAAGGTGTTTGATGAATGTAAAAAGTATGGTATTGAGCCTCTAGTAACAATGTCACATTATGAAATGCCAATTACTTTAACTCAAAAATATAATGGCTGGATTAGTAGAGAATTAATCACTTTGTTTGATAAATATGCACGAACAATATTAGAACGATATAAAAATAAAGTGAAATATTGGATTACTTTTAATGAAATGAATATGAACTTAAATAGCTTATATACTGGGGCAGGAGTATTAGAAGATAAAGTGGAAAATGTAGAACAAGCTGCATATCAAGCCTCACATCACCAGTTTTTAGCGAGTGCTTTAGCAGTAAAAGCTTGTCATGAGATTATTCCACAAGCAAAGATTGGATGCATGATAAATCGCATTGAGTCATATGGGAAAACTTGTAAACCTAAAGATCAATTACAGGCATTAAAAGCAGATCAGATTAATACATTTTATCCAGATGTACAAGTTCGTGGAGAATATCCAAATTATATGATGCGTTATTTTGAAGAAAACAATATTAAAATTATAACTAAAGATGGTGATAATGAGCTACTTAAAGAAGGTAAAGTTGACTTTGTTGCATTTAGCTACTATATGTCTCATGTCACTGAAGATAGACCAGATGCTTATAAATTAGCAGGACAGTTAGATAGTCCAATTAAAAATCCATATTTAGAACTAACACAATGGGATTGGCCTATTGATCCGATTGGATTAAGAATTTCTCTAAATAAGATGTATGATCGTTATGGAATTCCTTTATTCTTAGTAGAGAATGGTTTGGGAGCAAAAGATAAATTAACAGAAGATAGAAAAATACATGATGATTATAGAATTGACTATACTAGAAAGCATATTATAGAGATGAAGGAAGCTATTAAAGATGGTGTAGAATTAATGGGATATACTACTTGGGGATGCATTGATTTGATTAGCTGTGGGACTTCTCAAATGAGTAAACGTTATGGGTTCATTTATGTTGATCAAGATGATAAAGGAAATGGAACATTAAATCGTATACCAAAAGATTCGTTTTTCTGGTATAAAAAGGTTATTTCTTCAAATGGAGAAGATTTAGGAGAATAA
- a CDS encoding TetR/AcrR family transcriptional regulator, whose amino-acid sequence MRDVKEPEVRRAEIMEATLRLFIKKGYLKTTTQNIIEEAKISRGLLYYHFKDKEDILYCLVERYSEPLLRRLSEITYGENSAIEKIRSFVEATLISPDTITAEMVTLQKTVDLEQNRYVMDRFAHKVSSKISIYFTDIIEQGIAEGVFHVSYPSQTASFLINGYVFVSITVNALSDNEKENYIVAYKKLLESTLGAEISIFNT is encoded by the coding sequence ATGAGAGATGTAAAAGAACCAGAAGTCCGTAGAGCTGAAATTATGGAGGCTACCTTGCGTCTATTTATTAAAAAAGGATATTTAAAAACAACTACACAGAATATTATAGAGGAAGCTAAAATATCCCGTGGTTTGCTGTATTATCATTTCAAAGACAAGGAGGATATACTCTATTGTTTAGTGGAGCGATATTCGGAACCACTTTTACGGCGATTATCTGAGATTACTTATGGTGAAAATTCAGCAATAGAAAAAATTCGCTCTTTTGTGGAAGCCACTTTAATATCTCCAGATACAATTACTGCTGAGATGGTTACGCTGCAAAAAACTGTTGACTTGGAGCAAAATCGTTATGTAATGGATCGATTTGCTCATAAAGTTTCCAGCAAAATATCAATATATTTTACAGATATTATTGAACAAGGTATTGCAGAAGGTGTGTTTCATGTATCCTATCCATCACAAACAGCTTCTTTTTTGATAAATGGTTACGTCTTTGTTTCTATTACAGTAAATGCTTTGTCCGATAATGAGAAGGAAAACTATATTGTGGCATACAAAAAGTTATTAGAATCTACATTAGGTGCAGAAATATCTATTTTCAATACCTAA
- a CDS encoding helix-turn-helix domain-containing protein, translated as MINKLHISNVMKKFNLLTNISIIAFDLNGVPISASGYGKTLYDFLDKNTIYDKMINNYFNDGENIFNSNCYNNIEYILSPICPRNIYRGIFIIGPISQKKNNCIGAPYKPKHLYSYILKSLRLIFKDFPKKHIEMEKEKEYSLHIKKAIDYIDSRYMDNIGLDEVANYLNINKSYFSTIFKSETGESFTNFLNRLRVEKSKSLLVNKDYSMLDIALMVGFSNQNYYNIIFKKFTSYTPLQYRKVYTVYN; from the coding sequence CTTTTAACTAATATATCTATTATTGCATTTGATCTAAATGGAGTTCCTATAAGTGCGTCTGGATATGGAAAAACATTGTATGATTTTCTAGATAAAAATACTATCTATGATAAGATGATTAACAATTACTTTAACGATGGAGAAAATATTTTCAATTCTAATTGTTATAATAATATAGAATATATTCTTTCTCCTATTTGCCCTAGAAACATTTATAGAGGCATATTTATTATAGGTCCCATATCTCAGAAAAAAAATAATTGTATAGGAGCACCTTATAAGCCAAAACATTTATATTCATATATTTTAAAATCTTTAAGATTAATTTTTAAGGATTTCCCTAAAAAGCATATTGAAATGGAAAAAGAAAAGGAATATAGTTTACACATAAAAAAGGCTATTGATTATATTGATTCTAGATATATGGATAACATTGGATTAGATGAAGTTGCTAATTATTTAAATATAAATAAATCGTATTTTTCAACTATATTTAAATCAGAAACAGGAGAAAGTTTTACTAATTTCTTAAATAGATTAAGGGTTGAAAAAAGCAAAAGCTTACTTGTTAACAAAGATTATTCTATGTTAGATATTGCCCTCATGGTAGGTTTCAGTAACCAAAACTACTATAATATTATATTTAAAAAATTTACTAGCTATACTCCTCTTCAATATAGGAAAGTATACACTGTTTACAATTAA
- the ndk gene encoding nucleoside-diphosphate kinase → MERTFIMIKPDGIQRGIMGEIISKIEKKGFKIIQAKLFEPSRALVEEHYEEHKGKTFFNELINYILSGPVMAMEVKGEFAVEVMRNMIGDKDPKLAASGTIRGEFANSMNTNVIHGSDSIESAHLELDLWFK, encoded by the coding sequence TTGGAAAGAACATTTATAATGATTAAACCTGATGGAATACAAAGAGGTATAATGGGAGAAATCATATCTAAAATAGAAAAAAAGGGTTTTAAAATAATACAGGCTAAATTATTTGAACCAAGCAGAGCTTTAGTTGAGGAACATTATGAAGAACATAAAGGCAAAACATTTTTTAATGAGTTAATAAATTATATATTAAGTGGTCCGGTTATGGCAATGGAAGTAAAGGGAGAGTTTGCTGTTGAAGTAATGCGTAATATGATAGGAGATAAGGATCCAAAGCTTGCAGCTTCAGGCACTATAAGAGGTGAATTTGCTAATTCTATGAATACAAATGTAATCCATGGGTCAGATTCAATAGAAAGTGCACACCTAGAATTAGATTTATGGTTTAAATAA
- a CDS encoding PRD domain-containing protein, with protein MKVIKSLNNNIVLAETEKNKEVIIFGTGIGFKKKKGDLVNASLAKKTFYPEKSIQASQLLEQISAEVLTVTEEIIVFGEELLKRKLNQSILFSLSDHLQFAINRDQNKNYEDNPLQWEIPTLYNEEYKVGKGALKIIENRLGHILPKIEASFIALHFVNAQIDGHSLGDTMEIMKVIKKIIKIIQRLFDINLDKTTINYSRFITHLRYFIARHKMNKSYAMDMDKSFREIIQEKYKKSYNCCLVIKEMLENEYNWGISNDEIIYLTIHIERIVRENK; from the coding sequence GTGAAAGTAATAAAATCATTAAATAATAATATAGTTTTAGCAGAAACAGAGAAAAATAAAGAAGTAATTATATTTGGTACAGGAATTGGGTTTAAGAAAAAGAAAGGTGATTTAGTAAATGCAAGTTTAGCTAAAAAAACTTTTTACCCTGAAAAAAGCATACAAGCTAGTCAATTATTAGAACAGATTTCAGCAGAAGTTTTAACTGTTACTGAAGAAATTATTGTATTCGGTGAAGAACTACTAAAAAGAAAATTGAATCAATCAATATTATTTTCTTTGTCAGATCATTTACAATTTGCAATTAACAGAGATCAAAATAAAAATTACGAGGATAATCCACTTCAATGGGAGATTCCAACTTTATATAATGAAGAATATAAAGTTGGAAAAGGAGCATTAAAAATCATTGAAAATCGTTTAGGTCATATATTACCTAAAATAGAGGCTTCTTTTATAGCTCTTCATTTTGTTAATGCTCAAATAGATGGGCATTCATTAGGGGATACTATGGAAATTATGAAAGTAATAAAAAAGATTATTAAAATTATTCAAAGATTATTTGATATAAATTTAGACAAAACTACAATTAATTACTCTAGGTTTATAACGCATCTTCGCTATTTTATTGCTCGTCATAAGATGAATAAATCGTATGCAATGGATATGGATAAATCATTCAGGGAGATTATTCAAGAAAAATATAAAAAAAGTTATAACTGTTGTCTAGTAATTAAAGAAATGTTAGAAAATGAGTATAATTGGGGAATTAGTAATGATGAAATTATTTACCTTACTATTCACATAGAAAGAATTGTTCGAGAAAATAAATAA
- a CDS encoding beta-glucoside-specific PTS transporter subunit IIABC yields MDRKRLAEKIIKEMGGKDNISQSWHCITRLRFNIVNREKINISKIKSLDGVMGVQFQSGQFQIIIGNEVANVFSEISQLLGEKEHYEGVSKQKTNVIEAVFDVISGIFTSILPAIVGGGLLKGIMALLVALNFLSQTSSNYEILSFISDAPFHFLPFLIAYSAAKKFKTDISLSITLAGVLMYPKIMEYAAGGEISYLSFIGLKIPMNSYSSSVLPIILGVWLLSYVYKGVDKIVPKSLRIVFVPLLVLLIIAPITLMFIAPLGTYIGVYLDILFTKLFDFAGPVAGLLMGGLMPLIVITGMHYAFFPGTFASFHKFGYDVMLLPMNLVANLAQAGATLGVFIKIKDPKMKQLSFSTFIPAVFGITEPAIYGVTMKLKKPFYASLIGGAVGGAIFGIFSVKAFSFTVPGIMSVPSYIENGSNNFIYALIGIVSSFIVSLVITLMFKFESKEDERIRVADNVSTIESDNNIINLLSPLTGDVMPLEDIPDSTFAEGIVGNGVAIIPKEGIVYSPFSGEVTMLTPNNHAIGITSDTGVELLIHIGLETVSLNGEGFKLKVKKGEKIEIGDELLEFDIDGLKEKDVSLVSPVIVTNTPEYLDIIHTDDKQVDSCKSKLLMIIK; encoded by the coding sequence ATGGATAGAAAAAGATTAGCTGAAAAGATCATAAAAGAAATGGGAGGAAAAGATAATATAAGTCAAAGTTGGCACTGTATTACACGTTTAAGGTTTAATATAGTAAATAGAGAAAAAATAAACATTAGTAAAATAAAGTCTTTAGATGGTGTAATGGGAGTGCAATTTCAAAGTGGACAATTTCAAATTATTATTGGAAATGAAGTAGCAAATGTCTTTTCAGAGATCAGTCAATTATTAGGGGAAAAAGAACATTATGAGGGTGTTTCTAAACAAAAAACAAATGTAATAGAAGCAGTTTTCGATGTAATTTCAGGAATTTTTACGTCAATATTACCTGCCATTGTTGGTGGGGGATTATTAAAAGGTATTATGGCATTGTTAGTAGCTTTGAATTTTCTTTCTCAGACAAGTTCAAATTATGAAATTTTAAGTTTTATTTCAGATGCACCATTTCACTTTTTACCTTTTTTAATTGCATATTCTGCGGCTAAAAAATTTAAAACAGATATTTCATTGTCAATAACTCTAGCTGGAGTTCTAATGTATCCTAAAATTATGGAGTATGCTGCTGGAGGAGAAATAAGCTATTTGAGCTTTATTGGATTAAAGATTCCAATGAATAGTTATTCTTCATCTGTATTACCAATAATTTTAGGAGTATGGCTATTAAGCTATGTGTATAAAGGAGTAGATAAAATTGTTCCAAAATCTTTAAGAATAGTTTTTGTACCACTATTAGTTCTGCTTATAATAGCTCCTATTACGTTAATGTTTATTGCTCCTCTAGGAACTTATATTGGAGTTTATTTAGACATATTATTTACTAAATTATTTGATTTTGCAGGTCCAGTTGCAGGATTATTAATGGGAGGGTTAATGCCTCTAATTGTTATTACAGGTATGCATTACGCTTTTTTCCCAGGAACATTCGCTAGTTTTCATAAATTTGGTTACGATGTTATGTTATTGCCAATGAATTTAGTAGCAAACTTAGCTCAGGCAGGAGCAACTTTAGGAGTTTTTATAAAGATAAAAGATCCAAAAATGAAACAATTATCTTTTTCGACTTTCATTCCAGCTGTTTTTGGAATTACTGAACCAGCAATATATGGAGTGACTATGAAACTAAAGAAACCATTCTACGCCAGCTTGATTGGTGGAGCAGTTGGTGGGGCAATCTTTGGTATATTTTCTGTAAAAGCATTTTCTTTTACTGTACCAGGTATTATGTCTGTTCCATCTTATATTGAAAATGGATCCAACAACTTTATTTATGCTTTGATAGGAATTGTTTCTAGTTTTATTGTTTCATTAGTTATAACTTTAATGTTTAAGTTTGAAAGTAAGGAAGATGAGAGAATACGAGTTGCAGATAATGTTTCTACAATAGAAAGTGATAATAATATTATCAACTTATTGTCTCCATTAACTGGAGATGTCATGCCTTTAGAGGATATTCCTGATTCAACTTTTGCAGAAGGGATTGTTGGGAATGGAGTGGCAATTATACCGAAAGAAGGTATAGTATATTCTCCTTTTTCTGGGGAGGTAACAATGTTAACTCCTAATAATCATGCTATTGGAATTACTTCAGATACAGGAGTTGAATTATTAATTCACATTGGTCTAGAAACTGTTTCATTAAATGGAGAAGGATTCAAGTTAAAAGTGAAAAAAGGAGAAAAAATTGAAATTGGAGATGAATTATTAGAATTTGATATTGATGGGCTCAAAGAAAAAGATGTTTCTTTAGTGTCTCCTGTAATTGTAACAAATACACCAGAGTATTTAGATATTATTCATACAGATGATAAACAGGTAGATTCATGCAAAAGTAAATTGTTAATGATAATTAAATAG
- the yaaA gene encoding peroxide stress protein YaaA — protein MRVIISPAKKMKVDIDSLDYNQIPQFIEDTEILLSYLKNSSYEELKSIWKCSDKIAALNYNRIHNMDLYSNLTPAILSFEGLQYKHMGQNVFETKEFEYLEEHLRILSGFYGVLRPFDGVVPYRLEMQSKLGSEDINSLYKFWDKKLANQLFSESKYIINLASKEYSKCISNYLDEEVKFITCVFGEMIEEKIVEKGTLAKMARGEMVRFMAEEQIKDVEGIKGFNRLDYTYMDHLSDESTYIFLKKNKKG, from the coding sequence ATGAGGGTTATTATTTCACCTGCAAAGAAAATGAAGGTAGACATAGATTCATTAGATTATAATCAAATTCCTCAGTTTATAGAGGATACAGAAATTTTGCTATCATATTTAAAAAATTCAAGTTATGAAGAATTAAAATCAATATGGAAATGTAGTGATAAAATAGCTGCTTTAAATTATAATCGAATCCATAATATGGACTTGTATAGTAACTTAACTCCTGCTATACTTTCATTTGAAGGTCTTCAGTACAAGCATATGGGACAAAATGTATTTGAAACTAAAGAATTTGAATATCTTGAAGAACATTTGCGCATACTATCTGGATTTTATGGTGTACTACGTCCCTTTGATGGTGTTGTGCCTTATAGGTTGGAAATGCAATCAAAATTGGGAAGTGAAGATATAAATTCACTCTATAAATTCTGGGATAAAAAATTAGCTAATCAACTTTTTTCGGAAAGTAAATATATTATAAACTTAGCATCTAAAGAGTATAGCAAATGTATTTCTAATTATTTGGATGAAGAAGTGAAGTTTATTACTTGCGTTTTTGGGGAGATGATTGAAGAAAAGATAGTTGAAAAGGGTACATTAGCAAAGATGGCTAGAGGTGAAATGGTCAGATTTATGGCAGAAGAACAGATTAAAGATGTAGAAGGTATTAAAGGTTTTAATAGACTAGATTATACTTACATGGATCATCTATCAGATGAAAGCACATACATCTTTTTGAAAAAGAATAAAAAAGGATAA
- a CDS encoding DUF3955 domain-containing protein, translating into MKKYLFSIISIIISLGCFIAFKLIGSEILSDGTLSEPFFLIPIGYLFAIIAVISVVIKMIKNHNKKDYGNDKY; encoded by the coding sequence ATGAAAAAATATTTATTTAGTATTATTTCAATAATAATTAGTTTAGGATGTTTTATTGCATTTAAACTGATAGGTTCTGAAATTTTATCAGATGGAACATTATCTGAACCATTTTTTCTTATACCTATAGGATATTTATTTGCAATTATAGCTGTTATTTCAGTAGTAATAAAAATGATTAAAAATCATAACAAAAAGGATTATGGTAATGATAAATATTAG
- a CDS encoding GAF domain-containing protein: MTKVRIKLRSDGSYKEVPITSPDKPKVEDDMKKGWQNMANLIASFTNVRAGLIMEITKEAMQVFLMSENESNPYKVGGNDYLCHGLYCETVVGTDKELSIVDAMQLESWKDNPDVDIDMISYYGLPIKWPDGEFFGTICVLDDEPMDLTSDQKLLLREFKSSMEKDLKLLMSKN; this comes from the coding sequence ATGACAAAAGTTAGAATAAAGCTTAGATCTGATGGTTCTTATAAAGAAGTTCCTATAACGAGTCCAGATAAGCCAAAGGTAGAAGATGATATGAAAAAAGGATGGCAAAACATGGCAAACTTAATTGCTTCTTTTACTAATGTGCGTGCAGGTCTAATAATGGAAATTACAAAAGAAGCTATGCAGGTATTTTTAATGAGTGAAAATGAGTCTAATCCATATAAAGTAGGGGGCAATGATTATCTATGTCATGGTCTCTATTGTGAAACAGTTGTTGGAACAGATAAGGAATTATCTATTGTGGATGCAATGCAATTAGAATCATGGAAAGATAATCCTGATGTTGATATTGATATGATTTCTTATTATGGGCTTCCAATAAAGTGGCCAGATGGTGAATTTTTTGGAACTATTTGTGTCCTAGATGATGAGCCTATGGATTTAACATCTGATCAAAAACTTCTTTTAAGAGAATTTAAATCATCTATGGAAAAAGACTTGAAATTATTAATGAGTAAAAATTAA
- a CDS encoding FprA family A-type flavoprotein, with amino-acid sequence MKQIKIADGIHMLSMNVEDMLFEGIWELANGVTLNSYIVKGEKTAIIDGVIGWDGVPETLYKSLGEIDVNPEEIDYLIVNHMEPDHSGWIENFKKINDNFTIICTDKAAKLINSFYGDGEKIKVVKEGDTLDLGKGKKLSFHPVPNVHWPDTMYTYESDTKTLFSCDMYGAFGRMEEHYFDDEMTTEEVDFFENEGIRYFSNVMGTFAPMVKRAIKKSKEFDINIIAPGHGPVYRQNPEKIIDDYTRFCKYSAGYGKKEITILWGSMYGMTAKAVEFVEKVLEREGIKVNKLEMPLESESEMIATVFKSAGLIIAAPTYEYKMFPPVAAAIEELGRKKVINKAAFRFGSYGWSGGAERELKDIIEKSKMKWDFVETVEFEGSPNEEDLNKVESGVLKLLEKIEEKIV; translated from the coding sequence ATGAAACAAATAAAGATAGCAGATGGAATACATATGTTATCCATGAATGTAGAAGATATGCTTTTTGAAGGAATATGGGAGCTAGCTAATGGTGTTACATTAAATTCTTATATAGTAAAAGGAGAAAAAACGGCTATTATAGATGGCGTTATAGGTTGGGATGGAGTACCAGAAACTTTATATAAAAGTCTTGGAGAAATTGATGTAAATCCTGAAGAGATAGATTATTTGATAGTTAATCATATGGAGCCAGATCATTCTGGATGGATTGAGAATTTTAAAAAGATTAATGATAATTTTACAATTATATGTACAGATAAAGCAGCTAAATTGATAAATTCTTTTTATGGTGATGGAGAAAAAATAAAAGTAGTTAAAGAAGGAGATACATTAGATTTAGGTAAGGGAAAAAAATTAAGTTTTCATCCAGTTCCAAATGTACATTGGCCTGATACTATGTATACATATGAGTCAGATACTAAAACTTTATTTTCCTGTGATATGTATGGAGCTTTTGGAAGAATGGAGGAACATTATTTTGATGATGAGATGACAACTGAAGAAGTAGATTTTTTTGAAAATGAAGGTATAAGGTATTTTTCAAATGTTATGGGAACATTTGCACCTATGGTAAAAAGGGCAATAAAAAAATCTAAAGAATTTGATATAAATATTATAGCTCCAGGACATGGGCCAGTATATAGACAAAATCCTGAAAAAATAATAGATGATTATACTAGATTCTGCAAATATTCAGCAGGATATGGTAAAAAGGAAATCACTATATTATGGGGTTCAATGTATGGTATGACTGCAAAAGCAGTTGAGTTTGTAGAAAAGGTCTTAGAAAGAGAAGGGATAAAAGTAAATAAACTTGAAATGCCTTTAGAAAGTGAAAGTGAAATGATTGCTACTGTTTTTAAATCAGCAGGATTAATAATTGCTGCACCTACCTATGAATATAAGATGTTTCCACCAGTAGCAGCAGCAATAGAAGAGTTAGGAAGAAAAAAAGTTATTAATAAAGCAGCTTTTCGTTTTGGATCTTATGGATGGTCAGGTGGAGCTGAAAGGGAATTAAAAGATATAATAGAAAAAAGTAAAATGAAGTGGGACTTTGTTGAAACAGTTGAATTTGAAGGTTCTCCTAATGAAGAAGATTTGAATAAAGTTGAATCAGGAGTTCTCAAATTATTAGAAAAAATAGAAGAAAAAATAGTATAA